Proteins encoded in a region of the Maniola jurtina chromosome 12, ilManJurt1.1, whole genome shotgun sequence genome:
- the LOC123870197 gene encoding uncharacterized protein LOC123870197 → MTLTRFQKEECVPLRANTSQRTEQANVRRSEGTTSIEAIATNLRSSNMESSGYTATKVTKMFENGARLKEQKTTDEMMAEWKNQNRTLKTIESGGFIRTSVRSKRTAARLRELEAREELALLELQRAEAAANLARIRFEKQRIEDKVSFRRRSG, encoded by the exons ATGACTCTCACTAGGTTCCAGAAGGAAGAATGTGTGCCCTTACGCGCAAATACATCGCAACGAACAGAACAGGCGAATGTGCGCAGATCAGAAGGGACCACATCTATCGAAGCTATAGCCACGAACTTAAGATCTTCAAATATGGAATCTTCGGGATACACCGCGACAAAAGTTACGAAGATGTTCGAAAATGGGGCTAGACTCAAAGAACAGAAGACCACTGACGAGATGATGGCTGAGTGGAAGAACCAGAACAGAACCTTGAAGACGATTGAATCAGGGGGTTTTATCCGCACGTCAGTTCGGTCTAAGAGAACTGCTGCCAGATTACGCGAGTTAGAAGCAAGAGAAGAACTGGCGCTTTTAGAATTGCAGCGCGCTGAAGCAGCAGCTAATCTGGCCAGAATCAGATTCGAGAAACAACGAATTGAAGATAAAGTA AGTTTCAGAAGACGATCTGGATGA